In Anabrus simplex isolate iqAnaSimp1 chromosome 14, ASM4041472v1, whole genome shotgun sequence, a genomic segment contains:
- the LOC137502977 gene encoding piggyBac transposable element-derived protein 3-like, translated as MSVDSPSEAEYLRTLATSVMAKAGFNLRGWEFSGDCSEVSAPMLGLKWDRKSDKLCLNISWLNCIYILPWGLCLFWDDQIINTIVNETKRYAMFKGNHNFDVDVNEIRLLIAILLLSGYCTVARHRLYWDSGADTYHPGVAGAILRNRFEELLRYLHISDNNTLNPNDKFAKVRPLWDHVNVKWLKFFPKDAYLSIDETMVPYFGRHGTKQHIENKPVRFGFKVWSMCSRLGYLVQAEPYQGASTGNTNPDLGVGGSVVVDMVNKLPQGSAYSIFTDNYFTSLPLLSKLGRSGHDCTGTIRNNRIENAPLQDPAVMKKLPRGAYDQVTDVNSGITLVRFNDNNIVTLASNRTGVSPMGMCSRWSPKERKRISVKQVALAAQYNLYMGGVDRLDQNVSAYRPGIRMKKWYWQLILFPLSCSINNAYQLYRMTPAGMDKGTCDFLGFIRYIVQCYLGKYTNRPAIGRPLKSVKRRVQDEVRLDGVGHVIISNPTQIRCAECHKNTTKKCRKCDVGCHANCFEKFHC; from the exons ATGAGTGTAGACAGTCCTTCAGAAGCTGAGTATCTGCGGACTCTTGCTACAAGTGTTATGGCTAAAGCAGGATTTAATCTCAGAGGGTGGGAGTTCTCAGGTGACTGTTCTGAAGTGTCGGCTCCTATGCTAGGACTGAAATGGGATCGTAAGAGTGACAAGCTCTGTCTAAACATCAGTTG gcttaactgcatttatattttaccctgggggctctgtctatTTTGGGATGACCAAATAATAAACACCATTGTTAATGAGACAAAACGATATGCCATGTTCAAAGGTAACCATAATTTTGATGTTGACGTTAATGAAATCAGGTTACTTATTGCCATATTACTTTTGAGTGGATATTGTACTGTTGCTAGGCATCGTCTCTACTGGGATTCAGGTGCTGATACTTACCATCCCGGGGTCGCAGGTGCTATTTTAAGGAATAGATTTGAAGAATTACTTCGCTACTTACACATTTCTGATAATAACACTCTAAATCCAAATGATAAATTCGCAAAAGTGCGCCCACTTTGGGATCATGTAAATGTGAAATGGTTAAAATTCTTTCCTAAAGACGCGTACTTGAGCATTGATGAAACCATGGTCCCATACTTTGGAAGACATGGAACCAAACAGCACATCGAAAATAAACCGGTAAGGTTCGGCTTCAAAGTGTGGTCTATGTGTTCGCGATTAGGGTATCTTGTTCAAGCTGAGCCTTATCAAGGTGCCtctacaggtaacacaaaccctgaCCTTGGTGTTGGAGGATCAGTAGTTGTAGACATGGTGAATAAACTGCCTCAAGGTTCGGCATATAGTATATTTACTGATAACTACTTTACATCCCTGCCTCTCTTATCAAAACTAGGAAGAAGTGGTCATGACTGCACTGGCACGATTCGTAATAATCGTATTGAAAATGCCCCTCTCCAGGACCCTGCTGTAATGAAAAAGCTTCCACGAGGTGCTTATGACCAAGTCACAGATGTAAACTCAGGAATAACTCTCGTAAGGTTTAACGACAATAATATTGTAACTCTGGCATCCAACAGAACAGGTGTTTCGCCAATGGGCATGTGCAGTCGTTGGAGTCCcaaggaaagaaagaggatatcCGTAAAACAGGTAGCGCTTGCTGCTCAGTATAATCTATATATGGGAGGTGTGGACCGGCTGGACCAAAATGTGTCAGCTTATCGGCCTGGTATAAGGATGAAAAAATGGTACTGGCAGCTTATACTGTTCCCGTTGAGCTGCAGTATCAATAATGCATACCAGCTGTATAGGATGACTCCTGCAGGAATGGATAAAGGCACTTGTGATTTTTTGGGCTTCATACGTTATATTGTccaatgttacctaggaaaatacaCCAATCGTCCTGCAATTGGTAGACCTCTGAAATCTGTGAAACGGCGCGTGCAAGATGAAGTGCGGTTGGATGGGGTTGGGCATGTAATAATATCAAACCCAACCCAGATTCGATGCGCAGAATGCCATAAGAACACTACcaagaaatgtagaaaatgtgatGTGGGCTGCCATGCTAATTGCTTTGAGAAGTTCCATTGTTAA